A portion of the Coturnix japonica isolate 7356 chromosome 4, Coturnix japonica 2.1, whole genome shotgun sequence genome contains these proteins:
- the NHSL2 gene encoding NHS-like protein 2 isoform X4 encodes MVSEPGAGCHPPPPQRCPAVLPLCSRVVPGFSAAVCPLGFSGTVGPQGCRGGQGGATSNLDLESKKAAPTKLSWQQPVNVFLAAGRPPGMEQLHQEAQLNLQSILQEEYEEQYAESRVTGQTFRATGHPSPRTPTEPSPQPLPSKRLEFVLMPPSRRVDEEESSSASTLGVRPPDTSLSLPTTPDKQTAWPRAFPLPTVEEKQRHQFCSVQTNMVPINVSGQHFARHASARHSLFNTETAMNPKSTLRRRRTIIGFPNMSVRDQGSTNGPAHTTHPPIAESLSCSFETTGGRKPCQQTSPHQPLSAPLRKTFSDLGGTLQARCCPPPSPMDNVSAPSTCNGPQGSSFPPPWGANSFGYTATPSPAAGQEVSPGSSAMGSPTSTERAASFFITQEEHAGSTGPGSFSATTSESPPGSGSIRRCDGQEARVNFSPTNKELEPAPEPSRLGVERGGCRFRERSLSVPTDSGSLCSVDIAYAEARRGSTNCALGYPSAGSEGSTSTDNISLGPEPDGQRRRRSKSISLKKAKKKPSPPTRSVSLIKEGQDSPAALGLPHDQRPKSLCIPLEPAGHRVVHADPQGREPDSPAAPHQWYLADWKSGEPYRSLSGSSTATGTTAIECVKARGSSESLMSPSVSRATTPSQLSAEADLKTSSPGRPTGLMSPSSGYSSQSETPTPTVPTSAILGHSPHQVRVRPLVPERKSSLPPTSPMERSPKSRLSFELPLTPPAHLDHSGLKISLKGKTKVSRHHSDSTFGTKLVQKTSPIQPIMPVVTQSDLRSVRLRSISRSEPEDNTDGPERAEELPRVPCPGTERKVKPPVAEKPPLAKRPPCILPKPVALREEGPLPPTSPPSISVKDSLVLRKGDLWRGPGQPRRLSQGSLEDKPQPEAERRKAKVPPPVPKKPSVLYLPLTPAPVQQVGGVGDPAPTPSPIITLDAEPSCCQPDTDGPTPTEVPGKAQAVETPSEQGSTSEAGTEEKSFASDKTADSIAEEDDDVFMASRTTEDLFTVIHRSKRKVLGRKEPSDSFSSRPNSHSPVKTSGSPTGESPAATVSTGKSSSRNEDFKALLQKKSSKTSSGTRPSAAELLKTTNPLARRVMMEFAPELDGANSQP; translated from the exons ATGGTGTCAGAGCCCGGGGCTGGCtgtcaccccccccccccccaacgcTGCCCAGCTGTGCTTCCGCTTTGCTCAAGGGTGGTTCCAGGTTTCAGTGCTGCCGTTTGCCCACTGGGCTTCAGCGGCACGGTGGGCCCCCAGGGGTGCCGAGGGGGCCAAGGTGGAG ccactTCTAACCTGGACTTGGAGAGCAAGAAAGCCGCCCCCACCAAGCTATCATGGCAGCAGCCAGTGAACGTCTTCCTGGCCGCCGGCCGCCCGCCCGGCATGGAGCAGCTGCATCAGGAGGCTCAGCTCAACCTGCAGAGCATATTGCAAG AGGAGTATGAGGAGCAGTATGCTGAGAGCAGAGTGACTGGGCAGACCTTCCGCGCCACCGGACACCCATCCCCCAGAACCCCCACGGAGCCCTCAccccagcccctgccctccAAGCGCCTCGAGTTTGTGCTTATG cccccaagCCGGCGAGTGGAtgaggaggagagcagcagtgccagcacgCTGGGTGTGAGACCGCCCGACACCTCCCTGAGCCTCCCCACCACCCCCGACAAGCAGACAGCCTGGCCCAGAGCCTTCCCCCTGCCCACCGTGGAGGAGAAGCAGCGGCAccagttctgctctgtgcagaccAACATGGTCCCCATCAATGTCTCGG GGCAGCACTTTGCTAGGCACGCGAGTGCTCGTCACTCCCTGTTTAACACAGAGACCGCGATGAACCCCAAGTCCACCCTGCGGCGTAGACGGACCATTATTGGATTCCCTAACATGTCCGTGCGAGACCAAG GCAGCACCAACGGCCCTGCGCACACCACACACCCACCCATCGCCGAGTCCCTGTCCTGCAGCTTTGAGACCACGGGTGGGAGGAAGCCCTGCCAGCAGACCAGCCCCCACCAGCCGCTCTCTGCCCCACTGAGGAAGACCTTCAGTGACCTTGGGGGCACGCTGCAGGCACGCTGCTGCCCACCACCATCCCCCATGGACAACGTGTCTGCCCCCAGCACCTGCAACGGACCACAAGGCTCCTCTTTTCCACCACCCTGGGGCGCCAACTCCTTCGGATACActgccacccccagccctgctgccgGCCAGGAGGTCTcacctggcagctctgccatggGCTCACCCACCAGCACCGAGCGGGCCGCCTCCTTCTTCATCACCCAGGAGGAGCACGCCGGGAGCACTGGGCCTGGCTCCTTCTCCGCCACAACGTCTGAATCTCCTCCTGGCTCTGGGAGCATCCGGAGATGTGATGGCCAAGAAGCCAGGGTGAACTTTTCACCCACAAACAAAGAGCTGGAGCCTGCACCAGAACCATCGCGCCTGGGGGTGGAGCGGGGAGGGTGCCGCTTCCGCGAGCGCTCGCTGTCAGTGCCCACTGACTCAGGgtccctctgctctgtggaCATTGCTTATGCTGAAGCCCGGCGGGGCAGCACCAACTGTGCCCTGGGCTACCCCAGTGCCGGCTCCGagggcagcaccagcactgatAACATCTCGCTAGGGCCAGAGCCGGAtgggcagcggcggcggcgctcCAAAAGCATCTCCCTCAAGAAGGCCAAGAAGAAGCCCTCGCCACCCACCCGCAGTGTATCACTGATCAAGGAAGGGCAGGACAGCCCagctgccctggggctgcctCATGATCAGAGACCCAAGAGCCTTTGCATCCCGCTGGAGCCCGCTGGGCACCGGGTGGTGCATGCAGACCCCCAAGGCAGAGAGCCTGATAGCccagctgccccccaccagTGGTACCTGGCAGACTGGAAGAGTGGTGAGCCCTACCGGTCCCTCTCcggctccagcacagccacagggaCTACAGCCATTGAGTGTGTGAAGGCACGGGGCAGCTCAGAGTCCCTCATGTCTCCCTCTGTCTCCAGGGCCACAACAccctcccagctctcagcagaggCTGACCTCAAAACCTCCTCCCCTGGCAGGCCCACGGGGCTGATGTCCCCATCCAGTGGGTATTCCAGCCAGTCAGAAACCCCCACACCCACCGTCCCCACCTCAGCCATCCTCGGGCACTCACCACACCAGGTGCGGGTAAGGCCACTGGTTCCTGAGAGGAAATCCTCACtgccccccacatcccccatgGAGCGGAGCCCCAAGTCCAGGCTGTCCTTCGAGCTGCCACTCACACCGCCAGCCCATCTCGACCACTCAGGGCTGAAGATCTCCCTGAAGGGGAAGACAAAGGTCAGCCGGCACCACTCCGACTCCACCTTCGGCACCAAGCTGGTCCAGAAGACCAGTCCCATCCAGCCCATCATGCCCGTGGTCACCCAGTCCGACCTGCGCTCTGTCCGTCTGCGCTCCATCAGCCGCTCCGAGCCAGAGGACAACACTGACGGCCCGGAGCGTGCTGAGGAACTGCCACGTGTCCCCTGCCCAGGGACAGAGAGGAAAGTGAAGCCACCGGTAGCAGAGAAGCCACCATTGGCCAAGCGGCCCCCATGCATCCTGCCCAAGCCCGTAGCCCTGCGGGAGGAGGGTCCCCTgccccccacatccccaccaaGCATCAGCGTCAAGGACAGCTTGGTTCTGCGGAAAGGGGATCTGTGGAGGGGCCCGGGGCAGCCCCGGCGGCTCTCACAGGGCAGCCTGGAGGACAAGCCGCAGCCAGAGGCAGAGCGCAGGAAGGCCAAGGTGCCACCACCGGTGCCCAAGAAGCCCAGTGTGCTCTACCTGCCGCTCACCCCAGCCCCGGTGCAGCAGGTGGGGGGTGTGGGGGACCCAGcgcccacccccagccccatcatCACGCTGGATgcagagcccagctgctgccaacCTGACACTGACGGCCCAACGCCCACTGAGGTCCCAGGCAAAGCGCAAGCTGTCGAGACCCCCTCAGAGCAAG GCAGCACGTCTGAGGCTGGCACAGAGGAGAAGAGCTTCGCCAGCGACAAGACAGCTGACTCCATTGCTGAGGAAGACGATGATGTCTTCATGGCATCCCGCACCACAGAGGATCTCTTCACCGTCATTCACAG GTCCAAGAGGAAGGTTCTGGGGCGGAAGGAGCCTAGTGACAGCTTTAGCAGCCGGCCCAATTCCCACTCTCCTGTGAAGACATCAGGCTCACCTACCGGCGAGTCCCCTGCAGCAACAGTGAGCACCGGGAAGTCCTCCAGCAGGAATGAAGATTTTAAGGCTCTGCTCCAGAAGAAGAGCAGTAAAACTAGCAGCGGTACCCGGCCGTCTGCAGCTGAACTGCTCAAGACCACAAACCCACTGGCTCGGAGGGTCATGATGGAGTTTGCCCCTGAGCTAGATGGTGCAAACAGCCAGCCCTAA
- the NHSL2 gene encoding NHS-like protein 2 isoform X5 yields the protein MGNAQRKAPRSQRRGRMRAATATSNLDLESKKAAPTKLSWQQPVNVFLAAGRPPGMEQLHQEAQLNLQSILQEEYEEQYAESRVTGQTFRATGHPSPRTPTEPSPQPLPSKRLEFVLMPPSRRVDEEESSSASTLGVRPPDTSLSLPTTPDKQTAWPRAFPLPTVEEKQRHQFCSVQTNMVPINVSGQHFARHASARHSLFNTETAMNPKSTLRRRRTIIGFPNMSVRDQGSTNGPAHTTHPPIAESLSCSFETTGGRKPCQQTSPHQPLSAPLRKTFSDLGGTLQARCCPPPSPMDNVSAPSTCNGPQGSSFPPPWGANSFGYTATPSPAAGQEVSPGSSAMGSPTSTERAASFFITQEEHAGSTGPGSFSATTSESPPGSGSIRRCDGQEARVNFSPTNKELEPAPEPSRLGVERGGCRFRERSLSVPTDSGSLCSVDIAYAEARRGSTNCALGYPSAGSEGSTSTDNISLGPEPDGQRRRRSKSISLKKAKKKPSPPTRSVSLIKEGQDSPAALGLPHDQRPKSLCIPLEPAGHRVVHADPQGREPDSPAAPHQWYLADWKSGEPYRSLSGSSTATGTTAIECVKARGSSESLMSPSVSRATTPSQLSAEADLKTSSPGRPTGLMSPSSGYSSQSETPTPTVPTSAILGHSPHQVRVRPLVPERKSSLPPTSPMERSPKSRLSFELPLTPPAHLDHSGLKISLKGKTKVSRHHSDSTFGTKLVQKTSPIQPIMPVVTQSDLRSVRLRSISRSEPEDNTDGPERAEELPRVPCPGTERKVKPPVAEKPPLAKRPPCILPKPVALREEGPLPPTSPPSISVKDSLVLRKGDLWRGPGQPRRLSQGSLEDKPQPEAERRKAKVPPPVPKKPSVLYLPLTPAPVQQVGGVGDPAPTPSPIITLDAEPSCCQPDTDGPTPTEVPGKAQAVETPSEQGSTSEAGTEEKSFASDKTADSIAEEDDDVFMASRTTEDLFTVIHRSKRKVLGRKEPSDSFSSRPNSHSPVKTSGSPTGESPAATVSTGKSSSRNEDFKALLQKKSSKTSSGTRPSAAELLKTTNPLARRVMMEFAPELDGANSQP from the exons ATGGGCAACGCGCAGCGGAAGGCGCCGCGCAGCCAGCGGCGGGGCAGGATGCGCGCAGCAACAG ccactTCTAACCTGGACTTGGAGAGCAAGAAAGCCGCCCCCACCAAGCTATCATGGCAGCAGCCAGTGAACGTCTTCCTGGCCGCCGGCCGCCCGCCCGGCATGGAGCAGCTGCATCAGGAGGCTCAGCTCAACCTGCAGAGCATATTGCAAG AGGAGTATGAGGAGCAGTATGCTGAGAGCAGAGTGACTGGGCAGACCTTCCGCGCCACCGGACACCCATCCCCCAGAACCCCCACGGAGCCCTCAccccagcccctgccctccAAGCGCCTCGAGTTTGTGCTTATG cccccaagCCGGCGAGTGGAtgaggaggagagcagcagtgccagcacgCTGGGTGTGAGACCGCCCGACACCTCCCTGAGCCTCCCCACCACCCCCGACAAGCAGACAGCCTGGCCCAGAGCCTTCCCCCTGCCCACCGTGGAGGAGAAGCAGCGGCAccagttctgctctgtgcagaccAACATGGTCCCCATCAATGTCTCGG GGCAGCACTTTGCTAGGCACGCGAGTGCTCGTCACTCCCTGTTTAACACAGAGACCGCGATGAACCCCAAGTCCACCCTGCGGCGTAGACGGACCATTATTGGATTCCCTAACATGTCCGTGCGAGACCAAG GCAGCACCAACGGCCCTGCGCACACCACACACCCACCCATCGCCGAGTCCCTGTCCTGCAGCTTTGAGACCACGGGTGGGAGGAAGCCCTGCCAGCAGACCAGCCCCCACCAGCCGCTCTCTGCCCCACTGAGGAAGACCTTCAGTGACCTTGGGGGCACGCTGCAGGCACGCTGCTGCCCACCACCATCCCCCATGGACAACGTGTCTGCCCCCAGCACCTGCAACGGACCACAAGGCTCCTCTTTTCCACCACCCTGGGGCGCCAACTCCTTCGGATACActgccacccccagccctgctgccgGCCAGGAGGTCTcacctggcagctctgccatggGCTCACCCACCAGCACCGAGCGGGCCGCCTCCTTCTTCATCACCCAGGAGGAGCACGCCGGGAGCACTGGGCCTGGCTCCTTCTCCGCCACAACGTCTGAATCTCCTCCTGGCTCTGGGAGCATCCGGAGATGTGATGGCCAAGAAGCCAGGGTGAACTTTTCACCCACAAACAAAGAGCTGGAGCCTGCACCAGAACCATCGCGCCTGGGGGTGGAGCGGGGAGGGTGCCGCTTCCGCGAGCGCTCGCTGTCAGTGCCCACTGACTCAGGgtccctctgctctgtggaCATTGCTTATGCTGAAGCCCGGCGGGGCAGCACCAACTGTGCCCTGGGCTACCCCAGTGCCGGCTCCGagggcagcaccagcactgatAACATCTCGCTAGGGCCAGAGCCGGAtgggcagcggcggcggcgctcCAAAAGCATCTCCCTCAAGAAGGCCAAGAAGAAGCCCTCGCCACCCACCCGCAGTGTATCACTGATCAAGGAAGGGCAGGACAGCCCagctgccctggggctgcctCATGATCAGAGACCCAAGAGCCTTTGCATCCCGCTGGAGCCCGCTGGGCACCGGGTGGTGCATGCAGACCCCCAAGGCAGAGAGCCTGATAGCccagctgccccccaccagTGGTACCTGGCAGACTGGAAGAGTGGTGAGCCCTACCGGTCCCTCTCcggctccagcacagccacagggaCTACAGCCATTGAGTGTGTGAAGGCACGGGGCAGCTCAGAGTCCCTCATGTCTCCCTCTGTCTCCAGGGCCACAACAccctcccagctctcagcagaggCTGACCTCAAAACCTCCTCCCCTGGCAGGCCCACGGGGCTGATGTCCCCATCCAGTGGGTATTCCAGCCAGTCAGAAACCCCCACACCCACCGTCCCCACCTCAGCCATCCTCGGGCACTCACCACACCAGGTGCGGGTAAGGCCACTGGTTCCTGAGAGGAAATCCTCACtgccccccacatcccccatgGAGCGGAGCCCCAAGTCCAGGCTGTCCTTCGAGCTGCCACTCACACCGCCAGCCCATCTCGACCACTCAGGGCTGAAGATCTCCCTGAAGGGGAAGACAAAGGTCAGCCGGCACCACTCCGACTCCACCTTCGGCACCAAGCTGGTCCAGAAGACCAGTCCCATCCAGCCCATCATGCCCGTGGTCACCCAGTCCGACCTGCGCTCTGTCCGTCTGCGCTCCATCAGCCGCTCCGAGCCAGAGGACAACACTGACGGCCCGGAGCGTGCTGAGGAACTGCCACGTGTCCCCTGCCCAGGGACAGAGAGGAAAGTGAAGCCACCGGTAGCAGAGAAGCCACCATTGGCCAAGCGGCCCCCATGCATCCTGCCCAAGCCCGTAGCCCTGCGGGAGGAGGGTCCCCTgccccccacatccccaccaaGCATCAGCGTCAAGGACAGCTTGGTTCTGCGGAAAGGGGATCTGTGGAGGGGCCCGGGGCAGCCCCGGCGGCTCTCACAGGGCAGCCTGGAGGACAAGCCGCAGCCAGAGGCAGAGCGCAGGAAGGCCAAGGTGCCACCACCGGTGCCCAAGAAGCCCAGTGTGCTCTACCTGCCGCTCACCCCAGCCCCGGTGCAGCAGGTGGGGGGTGTGGGGGACCCAGcgcccacccccagccccatcatCACGCTGGATgcagagcccagctgctgccaacCTGACACTGACGGCCCAACGCCCACTGAGGTCCCAGGCAAAGCGCAAGCTGTCGAGACCCCCTCAGAGCAAG GCAGCACGTCTGAGGCTGGCACAGAGGAGAAGAGCTTCGCCAGCGACAAGACAGCTGACTCCATTGCTGAGGAAGACGATGATGTCTTCATGGCATCCCGCACCACAGAGGATCTCTTCACCGTCATTCACAG GTCCAAGAGGAAGGTTCTGGGGCGGAAGGAGCCTAGTGACAGCTTTAGCAGCCGGCCCAATTCCCACTCTCCTGTGAAGACATCAGGCTCACCTACCGGCGAGTCCCCTGCAGCAACAGTGAGCACCGGGAAGTCCTCCAGCAGGAATGAAGATTTTAAGGCTCTGCTCCAGAAGAAGAGCAGTAAAACTAGCAGCGGTACCCGGCCGTCTGCAGCTGAACTGCTCAAGACCACAAACCCACTGGCTCGGAGGGTCATGATGGAGTTTGCCCCTGAGCTAGATGGTGCAAACAGCCAGCCCTAA
- the NHSL2 gene encoding NHS-like protein 2 isoform X3, which produces MPFYKRTVVARPSRAVPLSELRDVCSLAALTLLRQLAELCGHSLALLGDIEGHVEALGRRTGRLHRRASRLQELLRGRPATSNLDLESKKAAPTKLSWQQPVNVFLAAGRPPGMEQLHQEAQLNLQSILQEEYEEQYAESRVTGQTFRATGHPSPRTPTEPSPQPLPSKRLEFVLMPPSRRVDEEESSSASTLGVRPPDTSLSLPTTPDKQTAWPRAFPLPTVEEKQRHQFCSVQTNMVPINVSGQHFARHASARHSLFNTETAMNPKSTLRRRRTIIGFPNMSVRDQGSTNGPAHTTHPPIAESLSCSFETTGGRKPCQQTSPHQPLSAPLRKTFSDLGGTLQARCCPPPSPMDNVSAPSTCNGPQGSSFPPPWGANSFGYTATPSPAAGQEVSPGSSAMGSPTSTERAASFFITQEEHAGSTGPGSFSATTSESPPGSGSIRRCDGQEARVNFSPTNKELEPAPEPSRLGVERGGCRFRERSLSVPTDSGSLCSVDIAYAEARRGSTNCALGYPSAGSEGSTSTDNISLGPEPDGQRRRRSKSISLKKAKKKPSPPTRSVSLIKEGQDSPAALGLPHDQRPKSLCIPLEPAGHRVVHADPQGREPDSPAAPHQWYLADWKSGEPYRSLSGSSTATGTTAIECVKARGSSESLMSPSVSRATTPSQLSAEADLKTSSPGRPTGLMSPSSGYSSQSETPTPTVPTSAILGHSPHQVRVRPLVPERKSSLPPTSPMERSPKSRLSFELPLTPPAHLDHSGLKISLKGKTKVSRHHSDSTFGTKLVQKTSPIQPIMPVVTQSDLRSVRLRSISRSEPEDNTDGPERAEELPRVPCPGTERKVKPPVAEKPPLAKRPPCILPKPVALREEGPLPPTSPPSISVKDSLVLRKGDLWRGPGQPRRLSQGSLEDKPQPEAERRKAKVPPPVPKKPSVLYLPLTPAPVQQVGGVGDPAPTPSPIITLDAEPSCCQPDTDGPTPTEVPGKAQAVETPSEQGSTSEAGTEEKSFASDKTADSIAEEDDDVFMASRTTEDLFTVIHRSKRKVLGRKEPSDSFSSRPNSHSPVKTSGSPTGESPAATVSTGKSSSRNEDFKALLQKKSSKTSSGTRPSAAELLKTTNPLARRVMMEFAPELDGANSQP; this is translated from the exons atGCCGTTCTACAAGCGAACCGTAGTGGCCCGGCCGAGCCGCGCCGTGCCGCTGTCCGAGCTGCGGGACGTCTGCAGCCTGGCGGCTCTCACCCTGCTCCGGCAGCTCGCCGAGCTCTGCGGCCATTCGCTCGCCTTGCTGGGGGACATCGAGGGACACGTCGAGGCTTTGGGGCGCCGCACCGGGCGGCTGCACCGCAGGGCCTCCcgcctgcaggagctgctgcggGGACGGCCAG ccactTCTAACCTGGACTTGGAGAGCAAGAAAGCCGCCCCCACCAAGCTATCATGGCAGCAGCCAGTGAACGTCTTCCTGGCCGCCGGCCGCCCGCCCGGCATGGAGCAGCTGCATCAGGAGGCTCAGCTCAACCTGCAGAGCATATTGCAAG AGGAGTATGAGGAGCAGTATGCTGAGAGCAGAGTGACTGGGCAGACCTTCCGCGCCACCGGACACCCATCCCCCAGAACCCCCACGGAGCCCTCAccccagcccctgccctccAAGCGCCTCGAGTTTGTGCTTATG cccccaagCCGGCGAGTGGAtgaggaggagagcagcagtgccagcacgCTGGGTGTGAGACCGCCCGACACCTCCCTGAGCCTCCCCACCACCCCCGACAAGCAGACAGCCTGGCCCAGAGCCTTCCCCCTGCCCACCGTGGAGGAGAAGCAGCGGCAccagttctgctctgtgcagaccAACATGGTCCCCATCAATGTCTCGG GGCAGCACTTTGCTAGGCACGCGAGTGCTCGTCACTCCCTGTTTAACACAGAGACCGCGATGAACCCCAAGTCCACCCTGCGGCGTAGACGGACCATTATTGGATTCCCTAACATGTCCGTGCGAGACCAAG GCAGCACCAACGGCCCTGCGCACACCACACACCCACCCATCGCCGAGTCCCTGTCCTGCAGCTTTGAGACCACGGGTGGGAGGAAGCCCTGCCAGCAGACCAGCCCCCACCAGCCGCTCTCTGCCCCACTGAGGAAGACCTTCAGTGACCTTGGGGGCACGCTGCAGGCACGCTGCTGCCCACCACCATCCCCCATGGACAACGTGTCTGCCCCCAGCACCTGCAACGGACCACAAGGCTCCTCTTTTCCACCACCCTGGGGCGCCAACTCCTTCGGATACActgccacccccagccctgctgccgGCCAGGAGGTCTcacctggcagctctgccatggGCTCACCCACCAGCACCGAGCGGGCCGCCTCCTTCTTCATCACCCAGGAGGAGCACGCCGGGAGCACTGGGCCTGGCTCCTTCTCCGCCACAACGTCTGAATCTCCTCCTGGCTCTGGGAGCATCCGGAGATGTGATGGCCAAGAAGCCAGGGTGAACTTTTCACCCACAAACAAAGAGCTGGAGCCTGCACCAGAACCATCGCGCCTGGGGGTGGAGCGGGGAGGGTGCCGCTTCCGCGAGCGCTCGCTGTCAGTGCCCACTGACTCAGGgtccctctgctctgtggaCATTGCTTATGCTGAAGCCCGGCGGGGCAGCACCAACTGTGCCCTGGGCTACCCCAGTGCCGGCTCCGagggcagcaccagcactgatAACATCTCGCTAGGGCCAGAGCCGGAtgggcagcggcggcggcgctcCAAAAGCATCTCCCTCAAGAAGGCCAAGAAGAAGCCCTCGCCACCCACCCGCAGTGTATCACTGATCAAGGAAGGGCAGGACAGCCCagctgccctggggctgcctCATGATCAGAGACCCAAGAGCCTTTGCATCCCGCTGGAGCCCGCTGGGCACCGGGTGGTGCATGCAGACCCCCAAGGCAGAGAGCCTGATAGCccagctgccccccaccagTGGTACCTGGCAGACTGGAAGAGTGGTGAGCCCTACCGGTCCCTCTCcggctccagcacagccacagggaCTACAGCCATTGAGTGTGTGAAGGCACGGGGCAGCTCAGAGTCCCTCATGTCTCCCTCTGTCTCCAGGGCCACAACAccctcccagctctcagcagaggCTGACCTCAAAACCTCCTCCCCTGGCAGGCCCACGGGGCTGATGTCCCCATCCAGTGGGTATTCCAGCCAGTCAGAAACCCCCACACCCACCGTCCCCACCTCAGCCATCCTCGGGCACTCACCACACCAGGTGCGGGTAAGGCCACTGGTTCCTGAGAGGAAATCCTCACtgccccccacatcccccatgGAGCGGAGCCCCAAGTCCAGGCTGTCCTTCGAGCTGCCACTCACACCGCCAGCCCATCTCGACCACTCAGGGCTGAAGATCTCCCTGAAGGGGAAGACAAAGGTCAGCCGGCACCACTCCGACTCCACCTTCGGCACCAAGCTGGTCCAGAAGACCAGTCCCATCCAGCCCATCATGCCCGTGGTCACCCAGTCCGACCTGCGCTCTGTCCGTCTGCGCTCCATCAGCCGCTCCGAGCCAGAGGACAACACTGACGGCCCGGAGCGTGCTGAGGAACTGCCACGTGTCCCCTGCCCAGGGACAGAGAGGAAAGTGAAGCCACCGGTAGCAGAGAAGCCACCATTGGCCAAGCGGCCCCCATGCATCCTGCCCAAGCCCGTAGCCCTGCGGGAGGAGGGTCCCCTgccccccacatccccaccaaGCATCAGCGTCAAGGACAGCTTGGTTCTGCGGAAAGGGGATCTGTGGAGGGGCCCGGGGCAGCCCCGGCGGCTCTCACAGGGCAGCCTGGAGGACAAGCCGCAGCCAGAGGCAGAGCGCAGGAAGGCCAAGGTGCCACCACCGGTGCCCAAGAAGCCCAGTGTGCTCTACCTGCCGCTCACCCCAGCCCCGGTGCAGCAGGTGGGGGGTGTGGGGGACCCAGcgcccacccccagccccatcatCACGCTGGATgcagagcccagctgctgccaacCTGACACTGACGGCCCAACGCCCACTGAGGTCCCAGGCAAAGCGCAAGCTGTCGAGACCCCCTCAGAGCAAG GCAGCACGTCTGAGGCTGGCACAGAGGAGAAGAGCTTCGCCAGCGACAAGACAGCTGACTCCATTGCTGAGGAAGACGATGATGTCTTCATGGCATCCCGCACCACAGAGGATCTCTTCACCGTCATTCACAG GTCCAAGAGGAAGGTTCTGGGGCGGAAGGAGCCTAGTGACAGCTTTAGCAGCCGGCCCAATTCCCACTCTCCTGTGAAGACATCAGGCTCACCTACCGGCGAGTCCCCTGCAGCAACAGTGAGCACCGGGAAGTCCTCCAGCAGGAATGAAGATTTTAAGGCTCTGCTCCAGAAGAAGAGCAGTAAAACTAGCAGCGGTACCCGGCCGTCTGCAGCTGAACTGCTCAAGACCACAAACCCACTGGCTCGGAGGGTCATGATGGAGTTTGCCCCTGAGCTAGATGGTGCAAACAGCCAGCCCTAA